In a genomic window of Brassica rapa cultivar Chiifu-401-42 chromosome A10, CAAS_Brap_v3.01, whole genome shotgun sequence:
- the LOC103846798 gene encoding AP2-like ethylene-responsive transcription factor AIL6 has protein sequence MAPMTNWLTFSLSPMEMLRSSDDQSQFVSYDASSAASSSPYLLDNFYGWTNQKPQELFFKEAAAASMADSTILTTFVDQQTHSQSHIPKLEDFLGGDVRYSDNSQSETQDSSSLSQIYDPRHHQNQNQNQTGFYSDHNPDFNKTMAGFQTAFSTNSGSEVDDSASIARTHLAGEYLGHAVESSGPELGFHGGANNTGGALSLGVNINNNANQRTSSDNYQIVEHHYNVERINNNSEKRDSEKEKPVVTVETSDCSNKKVADTFGQRTSIYRGVTRHRWTGRYEAHLWDNSCRREGQARKGRQVYLGGYDKEDKAARAYDLAALKYWNAAATTNFPIANYSKELEEMKHMTKLEFIASLRRKSSGFSRGASIYRGVTRHHQQGRWQARIGRVAGNKDLYLGTFATEEEAAEAYDIAAIKFRGINAVTNFEMNRYDVEAIMKSALPIGGAAKRLKLSLESAASAEQKPNVGHHHQQELHHLQQQQQQLQLQSSTNNSSINFALCPNSDVQSQMIPCGIPFDAAALYHHQQQQQQQNFFQHFHAASDSAASNNNNSNVQGSMGLMAPNAAEFFLWPNQSY, from the exons ATGGCTCCGATGACGAACTGGTTAACGTTTTCTTTGTCACCAATGGAGATGTTGAGGTCATCTGATGATCAGTCTCAGTTTGTGTCCTATGACGCTTCTTCCGCCGCTTCCTCCTCTCCTTATCTCCTCGATAATTTCTATG GCTGGACGAACCAAAAGCCTCAGGAGTTGTTTTTCAAAGAAGCAGCAGCAGCTTCGATGGCAGATTCAACAATCCTAACGACGTTCGTGGACCAACAAACTCATTCTCAGAGTCATATCCCAAAGCTGGAAGACTTTCTCGGTGGTGACGTGCGTTACTCCGACAACAGCCAAAGCGAAACACAAGACTCTTCTTCCCTCTCTCAAATCTACGATCCACGTCaccaccaaaaccaaaaccaaaaccaaaccgggTTTTACTCTGATCACAACCCTGACTTCAACAAAACCATGGCCGGTTTTCAAACCGCCTTCTCGACTAACTCCGGTTCCGAAGTCGACGACTCTGCCTCCATAGCCCGGACTCATCTCGCCGGAGAGTATCTGGGACACGCGGTCGAATCCTCCGGTCCTGAGCTAGGTTTTCACGGTGGAGCTAATAACACTGGAGGTGCTTTGTCCCTTGGAGTTAACATTAACAACAACGCTAATCAAAGGACTAGTAGTGACAATTATCAGATCGTTGAGCATCATTACAATGTTGAAAGAATCAACAACAACAGTGAGAAGAGAGATTCTGAGAAGGAGAAGCCTGTTGTGACGGTGGAGACATCAGATTGTTCTAACAAGAAGGTCGCTGATACGTTCGGACAAAGGACTTCTATTTACAGAGGAGTTACAAG ACATAGATGGACGGGAAGATATGAAGCTCATCTATGGGATAATAGCTGTAGGAGAGAAGGTCAAGCCAGGAAAGGACGTCAAg TATACTTGG GTGGATATGACAAAGAAGATAAAGCAGCTCGAGCTTATGATTTAGCAGCTCTTAAATACTGGAATGCTGCTGCTACCACCAACTTTCCT ATTGCTAATTACTCAAAAGAattagaagaaatgaagcacaTGACCAAACTAGAGTTCATTGCTTCCCTTAGGAG GAAGAGTAGCGGATTCTCGAGAGGAGCTTCCATATACAGAGGTGTGACAAGGCATCATCAACAAGGACGTTGGCAAGCAAGGATTGGCCGTGTTGCCGGCAACAAAGATCTTTACCTCGGAACCTTTG CAACGGAAGAGGAAGCGGCTGAGGCGTACGACATAGCAGCGATCAAATTCAGAGGAATAAACGCTGTAACCAACTTTGAGATGAACCGTTACGATGTTGAAGCCATCATGAAGAGTGCACTTCCCATTGGTGGTGCAGCGAAACGTCTTAAGCTCTCTTTAGAATCTGCTGCTTCCGCAGAGCAGAAACCAAACGTtggtcatcatcatcaacaagaGCTCCACCATcttcagcaacaacaacaacaacttcaGCTTCAGTCCTCTACCAATAACAGTAGCATTAACTTCGCTCTTTGTCCTAATTCGGATGTTCAGTCTCAGATGATTCCATGCGGAATCCCTTTTGACGCAGCTGCTCTTTACCATcatcaacagcaacaacaacagcagAACTTCTTTCAGCATTTTCATGCAGCATCTGACTCGGCAGCGTCTAATAATAATAACTCCAACGTTCAAGGGTCAATGGGACTAATGGCGCCAAATGCAGCTGAGTTCTTCTTGTGGCCTAACCAGTCTTACTAG